AGTAGATTCAGGTAGTGCAGAGGGCAGAAAAAGTGCAGTTTCTAGGGATGAGCAACTTTGGGTCTCTGattaggcttggggattcaaatcaccaacatgaagaccctaatgtggtcgcaaattgtaggggttgcaattttatgacactacatttagcccccactttagctggagtataagtgtatgccaatactatcggtaaattataaggaaacaagattgaaagacttctatcatgtcaaggaggcaagatgcaccaagcccctagtggactaagtaTCTTACAacatcaattgacaaagtaaaagggaagatcaagaagggaaaaccatgactacaagtagcgaggttcccctcactatgagtcatgaaaaagataccaaaattatgaagcaaagccgagttcactaaataactttaagtatcaagaagaaaaatatgagcggagtgtatgcccccacgttaaagcgatcgtgcatgccttatcgggagtgattgatttaaggtaggatacactcaagagagagagaagaaagggagcacgttatcacaaggatttaccccccaatcgaggaataaacccaaggaaaATGCACACAAAATACaaggtagtttctctttcctcggggtcagtatgctatatgataacttatgtatatcatatatgtatatgtgcatataataatcatcattccccaaataaaggacactaccttggaagaaagggaatagaagggtatcttttgagtcaacgtgaaagagaccaaaagagatctcaatgctttgcatcatcctcaaatatACATTAagggaaaaaataaaagaatagggatacacatagaagaatagtcacaaagagAAAGAGATGAGAGAGGGAGAAggtctacagtgctaatattgctaatctagcacaacattcgcctctcgatcttgttgatcactatttcgggaaggcgagaaacacaccaaaggagcgacatcaagcacaacaaatggagctaacacaagatcctaacaaggactatgctcatgggctaagtcactttgttcgattctaggagctaggattagggtgtttgaaaatttagttgataaatacttgtccacatcaacatattcatagtcactatcaaaagcattaggagttgttttgctatcatgaataatattttcacttcTTTCTTtatcaatatttatagaaagaggagcacgaaCACACATCGGAGTAAAACCattacatgttttttgcaacttatgatttggagatgtaggttcaacaccttgcttaggagaaaatggaatcatatcaactattggagtcttgggagTGAAGAATATTTTGAGGAACAGCTTCACGAGCTCGAGCACGATGCCTTCGTCAGCgatctcttgcacaatgatttcgtcgagtcttagcgAAAGACTGGGAAGGAGgaagaatatttatgaaaggaggaacagtctcctctttgatagttgaaggtttaggttgagttaTTTTAGGTTGGAAAAGAGGAGAGgcgggtctcttctctctataagagaaaggaggtggaactacaccatataaaggaggaatattaggtgtaggaaggagaccaagtccatcaagAGGAAGACGTATAGGTCTAACCTtcggaggaatattgttgttcttgttAGGAGAAgccatagtcgcatccataggaataggttgaggatattctttaggagggagattagtccTATTtgttaggggaaggatttcataTTCAAGAAGGACGGGGATATgaattgttggggatctaggttgacttaaggataatatcatatatttcttccatttttgataagattggaaaataGCATCGCTCCtttaaggaagagattgaaattgcttaggccaaaagagatcaataggaacacctgggcttctttcagatggtcgAAATAAGTTGtggttaacaattatgatttctctgttgtgaggaaatttcaaacacttatgaattggagaagaaatagccttcaagGTAGATAGCCAAGggtatcccaacttcacacaaaattgctcggaagaaggaatgataacaaagttgacatccatagatttagtgtgaacttcaataggaagggtgatagaaccaatggtaggacaagataatccatcaaataacttcacaaccacattagtgtcatcatagatcggtttatgcaatcgtaaagcaaaaagatactcctcagtgatgacattaaccatgcaagagggatcaacaagagcaccatggCAAGGTAagtccttaaccttcgcaactatgtataaaggcccatcaggtgctctaatggtctcactagggtcaaatgtgaaaCATAAGTCCTTAGGTTtcctttgtttctctaccatattcaccaaattctgAACTGTAGTAGTCATATCAGAAGGATAGAAAGAGGTATATTcaatctcaatcacgttagaggtaagagaaggcaaaggatcagtaaaaatcttaagatttttattaggaggagctactgatttgtttcccttatcattcacaccttccatggatatagtattattattaatcaaatcttgaatcttacttttcaattcaaaacatttctcagtatcatgaccaagctaacaatgaattgacaaaaggaattgctatcaaaataacaGGATGCAAGATTAGATGGATCAactggtttgataggaggaagtttgataatattcctttgtaacaattgagacataatgctatgtaaatattcattcaaaggagtaaattgtctttctattttaaagaatttagaaataggaggcacacctgttgtagaattcacattgttgttgttgattttatcattgaacttgatgaagctttttgttggtttgaacttcacaaatggttgttgaacactctcccccttatcactcagagctataagagtagattgctccatttgactcacaaccagttgataattgtggagtgttgcacacaactgcggaaaggaagtaaacttagacaaaagaagcttttccctgatatctttttgcaaattagaaatgaaaattcttttaatatcattatcaggtataggaaaagaaatttgagcacacaaatgcttatatctaccaatgaaactagtcactttttctttaacaccttgtttacaatgcattaaatcattcaaagtgattgtagggccaatgttgttttgaaattgttgaatgaaagcattttctaattgttgaaaataagtgatagaataagaaggcaaagagcaataccattgtaaagcctcatctcttagtattcttgtaaatagttttgcaagcaatctttgatcataagcaaaatcagtacacaaggtttgaaatattttaacatgcgtgagaggatcaccttttctattatagagttccaattgagggacctcaacatgcttaggtggcatgactttaacaatatcaagggaaagtgggctcacaacatcaaatgtgggcacactaaacttggattgactcatggaagcaatttgttgttgtaaggaagacacagtctgagcaagattgttaatggtcgcttcggtagaagaattgatgttagacatggttgattgagaaggtggtgtgattttaTTGAAGGAagacatggattgagaataaggtggtgggacattatgataaataggcataggtgatgattgagtaggaaatgggacacttaaacgaggaataaaattgttgaatgaatttcccccttgtgtcacattgattggttgagggataataggaatacttatggaagacataggtaaagatggaggattaaatgaagaagagggactgcccccatgactaatggttgtagcaatgacattttgagttgacgtagccatgatgtttgaagtaaaagtaggaatactagctattggagtggtcaaaggaatagaagaattaatttgatttgaaggttgtgaataacctaagttctcagcacaactcttgataggcatgacattaaaatcaacaatatgaacaatgtcatgcaatatatcaattccattcttatcactttgaatcatgcgtttaaggcctttaattaatggaagagcttcactattagggtactcttgggacatccattgttgaaagttatcaaattgattgtccaattttgaaagttgatctatggaaactctagtcaaagcttctttgtGTTCATCATAGGATTCATCAagtggatagatagggacatgattaggatgggaagaattagcattatcctcattaaagaagtcacccaaattatgctccatctccttggtaattaaaccttgagaagccttaattataatgcttcgtctaacggggatagtgcaggtaggactaatagtggtgaaacttatgcactagagggaaaatttgaatttgaattttgaataataggaacaaagtgtacaaaaattgaataatgcaaaatttgtgaAAATAATGGTTaaataatttgaactttgttgaaagaagaaaatgacacaatttccaaaaataattttatgataaatgaaaggaaattggaatttaaaattagggccaatgggataccacttaattttaaaattgacaaaaacaaaaattttaaaattagggcagattataattaaccacttaatttttaaaaaattcttgaaatttgaaggtattttttattttagagggatcaaaaatcgacaaaatcaaccaattttttggatttaagctattaaatatggtcataacaatctcccaaaattttgggaaaaaagccagggaccgtgttgaaagtgcacacggtccggctaactttttttgaaattttttagggatgaaagttacgatgattctAAAggtaaccccaaaaaattggtggatttACTATCTTTAGATAGGAGAAATGAAGGTTTGAATGCAAAaaaaggaccctattagggttttgagaaaaaggaggaattgaattgcaattttgaaaagggtcaaacctaatggatagggacaccttggaaaaacgtttaaaaaactaaaattgattgaaattgattaaaatttgcacaaaatccaattacatttgaaaattagggttttaggacctaaccacttaatttttaaaattttaaattttgaaaaaggagggaaattgaaaaattgaattttaggaCAAAAGATAAGTCagaaaacaatcacaaatctgaaaattaaatggaagtTCAATTTTTGTACAATTTCAagaagatttttgaaaattagggttttgacaattaacctcttaattttgtgaatttgatttataAATTGATttggacaatgaagaaattgaatttgacaaacaaagcaattttcagatctaagacaatagcaaacaatttttacaaaagacaagttcaatttcaattttaaaaactagggttttgaatgaattaaccactaagtttgcagaaaaattaaacttgtaaatgaaaaatatgcaatgattttcagaataaagcatgcaagacgttgggttcaccaaaatgtgatgtggggaaaagtgaatgatggagagatcaagaggaaagcttttcttccctccgaggagagatgaaagtttcattgcggatttcccttcaaacactttatccacattacattaaaagagggggggaaattcactagatccaatctcttaggaaagagattgaatactaaatgaattgataatgagatagaaatgacaagctaacccctcttttagaatggaaaatggtttAGTTATGTGttgtgagactaagtgtaaaagtagcaaagaactgattataacttgagatagaagcatgagatgaagttgtgcacctggatctggctataatatgtcgaaaTGAAGctaccctgtgaatttgaggaaaagttgttgggaccgtgttaaaagtgcacacagtccttcaAAAAaaccgtgaaatgaaaagggtttttccacctctacaaatggagtctgaatctgaaaacacagttgcgcacctacaacctacacacaaaaaagagaggaaaggggGTTGGGATTGgcggtttgccttcaggtcaaactccagttttggaattaaccaaatgatgaaaaaaattacttgcaagtaaatgtaaatgaaagactgaaatataattcagctcaagggaggttgtagatagaatgtaggtagattttcttgtatggaattgaatgttgaatgggatctcctcttcaatggttgaatccttgacttgaatgcaacacctagccttgaagggagacttgagaatgctcaatgctggaaaggaatacTTGATTGCTCGAACTTATGTCCACTCTTCGCTTATCCACCACCTTATCGCCTCTTGAACTTATGTAGATGAGAGGACAAATGCGACTTATATATTtgttaattagggttaattgattgatttttcatcacaggccgacacagggaaagttttcccgctttatgcaaagtccaatgcaaagataagACAAAGGGGGGCCcgaaatagggcagggacaagggcgccacgcccctatcctagggggataggggcgccacacccttgtcctgtCCTTGTCTCAAGACACTTGAAGAAGGTTCAGGCAGTGCGGAGGGCAAAAAAAGTGCAGTTTCCGGGGTTGAGCAAGTCtcgagtctccaatcaggcttggggattcaagtcgccaacgtgaagaccctaatgtggttgcaaattgcaagggtcacaattttatgacactacacttttgTCTCCAAGGCATATGTCTTCTTTGTCTCCTATACCATGAAATCTTCCATGAACTCATCAGAAGTCAACAACTACCCTTCCTTGGTCAAGCAGATGTCATTACCAGCCCCCCTGCCATGTTTCTTATTCATAATGTGAACTGGTAGGATTAAGAATCATGTAAGTGAGATCTCCTGTTGGGAGTCAGGTGACTCATTTACTTGTGACAATGGGATTTCCTCTTCCACATTACCAACTTCTGACATTTCTTGTGTCATTTATGTATCATTTCCGCTATTAGATTTACTAGAGTTTGCATAGTAGTGCACCACCTCCAGCATGACACATTTTGGTGGTGAAGGGAAGGTGAATGTTCCCTATTCTTGTTGCCCTTGTAAGTCAACACCTAGATCCATTGCCCTTCCACTACCCATGATGATGCAATTCGCTCAGATGGAAGGCCAAGACTGCCATCCACACTGTCAACTGCACCTACACCAATGTTGTCGGCTGGTTGTTCATTGTCCACTTGTGCAAGTGAATCTGATTGACAGATAAGAGCAATGTTTTCTGCAACCACTTTTGATGACACATGAACACTAAAGGTTGAGCATGTTCTGCACTGCAGATGCATCTTCACCATCATTAATCTTGAATGTGTTGTTGGGCTGCATGTCATCCATGAGGGCATCCGGATTGATGGGCCATATACCAGTCCTTCTGAATCATGCTACAATGTTGGGAATAGTCAATGCCTTGGCCAAAGACTTGCTGCCTATTTCTGCTAGTCCTTCCCTCCTGATTTCTACATTTGGGAACCTTGCTATCCACGCAGCTCTTTCTGACTTGAAGTAGGTCTTGAATGGAGAGAACACACTCACATCTAGCGGCTGCAACTTGTGAGAGGTGTGAGCCAGCAATGTGAGCAAGTCTATGCCTAGCATCCTCTCCTCTTGGATGGTTGGCAGTGCAACATGGTTGCCATGGCCATCAAATATCAAAAAGTGTATGTTGTTGGGTGATACACCCCCTAGAACTGAGCGCTTGAAGTGGTGCAACCAGTTAAGGAAATATTCCTTGGTCACGCAGGCATGTTGTTGTGCTGTCATGCAAGCACCTTGCTCACATTTCAAGATATAATTTTGTAACTGCCTCTTCCCTTTGAACAAATAGAAGCCTGGTATGCTTTGCCCAGAAGCATTAACACAACAAAGTATTGTCATCCATTCACGACTCTTCAGGATTATATAAGACATGTTTCAGCTTCCTTTCCTCGCAAGCACCCTCATAGCCCCATTTCTACCGGCCATCACACCAGTTTCGTCACAATTCCAAATATGAGCATGACCATATAGATTAGCAGCATAGGCTTTAGACAAAGTACCATAGAAAACAGACACAACTGCTGGTCTCAGATTCAATGCCTTGTCTTTGTCAAGGCCTTCAGTTGTCCGCAAGCTAATTTTCGAATGACAAGCCTTGAAACCAGCCCACCATGACTTCCCAGGCATACCATACTTGAAAGGGGTTGGTCTAGTCACACATATCTGAGAGACAACTGCCTTCAAGTTGATGATCTCGAGACCATGACCAACCGCAGCCATCTCTTGGCAGCACTAAactatgtcttcttcttctttggtggtgAGGATTGTTGGTGGACCCTTCTTCAACGTGGTTGTGAGACTACGCAACCATTTTGATAGTGTTGCAGTTGGGATGCCCCATTTCTTTGATGAACCCCGTATGGACATGTCATTGTCCTCAACATCATGGAGATAACCTCCCATGTCTAATGTCGACCACAACTTCTATTGCATTGTAACTTTTTTTGAAGTTGAAGGGGGACTACGATCCTCCACTGTGGATGGGAGAGGTTGTTCATTGAGAACCTCTGTTGTTGGGGGTATAGGGTCTGCATTGTTCTCAACAAGAGGCGGAGCTTCTTTTTCTACATGGaacatgactcctcttttctgtGAATGCAACCTCGTGCATGTTGATCTCTTTGAGCCATGAGGAGCCATCTTGTCTGCCTTCCACATATGCACATAACAAGAAGAACATGTATGTTAGTTGTCCAATAATTTTAATTATGCAGATTAATAACAACTATAGAGTAATATAATTGATATGTTTAACTTTGTCACAAGACAACTGGTATATTGTTTGGAATTTGGTAGTGTGAGATGGAACCAACTAACCATGTCATTTGGTACACTGATGTCCGCTGAACAATGGTAACAGTGATGCTTGATATGGAATTGAGGTGCAATTTCAGATTCAATGACAACATGGTGGAAGATGTCAGTTATGCTTGAACATTAGGACTGTGGTTCCCTTTTGCAAAACGTCATATGTTGTCTAAAGTTAGGCCTGCAATTGTTTATTGGTTTACTATATTGGACACTTGTAAGTAGGGGTTTAAATAGGTGCTATTCTATACATGTAACATCTATTCTGATTTGGAGTCATGTTTGAAACCTTTGAGGTCAACTAGATGTGGTGGTGTAGCTGGAATGGGTTCTTTCCAATAATTACTTGATTGTATAGTCGGGAAGGGGTATTAGGCTTACAATTAGGTTGAATGTATACTTTGGTAAAAATCCACGATGGGATTTGTTCATTCACTACTGTACAAAGCAATTGTTGCCATGACAGCTTTTCATAGCTTTGTCGAACTTGAGGACCATacttttttaag
This genomic stretch from Cryptomeria japonica chromosome 8, Sugi_1.0, whole genome shotgun sequence harbors:
- the LOC131066296 gene encoding MFS-type transporter clz9-like gives rise to the protein MSYIILKSREWMTILCCVNASGQSIPGFYLFKGKRQLQNYILKCEQGACMTAQQHACVTKEYFLNWLHHFKRSVLGGVSPNNIHFLIFDGHGNHVALPTIQEERMLGIDLLTLLAHTSHKLQPLDVSVFSPFKTYFKSERAAWIARFPNVEIRREGLAEIGSKSLAKALTIPNIVA